The Methanobrevibacter sp. genome window below encodes:
- the glnA gene encoding type I glutamate--ammonia ligase — protein MSDIPEEKIERITEQMREDNIKFIRLQFVDINGTVKTIVIPFNGDDMSELFNEGMLFDGSSIAGFVGVNDSDLVLKPDINTYSRLSWRPEESATCRFICDVWTADREPFLGDPRGVLKKSLSKLADMGLQYNIGPEPEFFIVDIDENGYPMPYDEAGYFDVEPLDKGTDFRRELTLNLEDLDFEVEASHHEVAPGQNEIAFKFKDALKTADAVITFKQAIKAIVDNMATFDQLDYRVTFMPKPFFGVSGSGMHCHQSVFKGDRNLFSDPDAENGLSSDALHFMGGLLKHAPAITAITNPIVNSYKRLVPGYEAPVYMAYGLRNRSALIRVPAARGKATRIEYRSPDPACNPYLAFTVMLEAGIDGIVNKIDPGEPVEADIYSMSEEEREQRGIKVLPTSLWEAYHSLEEDPLILNALGPHVSEKFLELKYQEWDEYRVQVFGYEQRKYLDI, from the coding sequence ATGAGTGACATACCAGAAGAAAAAATTGAGAGAATAACAGAACAGATGAGAGAGGACAACATTAAGTTTATCCGATTACAATTTGTCGACATTAATGGTACTGTAAAAACAATTGTCATCCCATTCAATGGAGATGACATGTCTGAACTATTCAATGAAGGAATGCTATTTGACGGATCATCAATTGCAGGATTCGTTGGAGTGAATGACAGTGATTTAGTATTAAAACCTGATATAAACACATACTCAAGATTATCATGGAGACCTGAAGAATCAGCAACATGCAGATTCATTTGTGATGTGTGGACAGCTGACAGAGAACCATTTTTAGGAGATCCAAGAGGTGTGCTTAAAAAATCCCTTTCAAAACTCGCAGACATGGGATTGCAATACAATATAGGTCCGGAACCGGAATTCTTTATTGTAGACATTGATGAAAACGGATACCCTATGCCATATGATGAGGCAGGATACTTTGATGTGGAACCATTGGACAAAGGTACCGATTTCAGACGTGAATTGACTTTAAACCTTGAAGATTTAGACTTTGAAGTTGAAGCATCCCACCACGAAGTGGCTCCGGGTCAAAATGAGATTGCATTCAAATTTAAAGATGCACTTAAAACTGCTGATGCTGTAATCACATTCAAACAAGCTATCAAAGCTATTGTAGACAATATGGCTACTTTTGACCAATTAGACTACAGAGTTACATTTATGCCAAAACCTTTCTTTGGAGTAAGCGGCAGTGGTATGCACTGTCACCAATCCGTATTCAAGGGAGACAGAAATCTTTTCTCAGACCCTGATGCAGAAAACGGTCTTTCAAGCGATGCACTTCATTTCATGGGAGGATTACTCAAACACGCTCCAGCAATAACCGCAATTACAAACCCAATTGTAAATTCCTACAAACGTCTTGTTCCGGGTTACGAAGCTCCAGTATATATGGCATATGGTCTTAGAAACAGATCCGCATTAATAAGAGTTCCTGCAGCTCGTGGAAAGGCAACCCGTATCGAATACAGGTCCCCTGACCCTGCATGTAACCCATATTTAGCATTCACAGTTATGCTTGAAGCAGGTATTGACGGTATCGTGAATAAGATTGACCCTGGCGAACCTGTTGAAGCAGACATTTACAGCATGAGCGAAGAGGAAAGAGAACAAAGAGGAATTAAAGTTTTACCAACCAGTTTATGGGAAGCTTACCATTCCCTTGAAGAAGACCCGTTAATACTTAATGCCCTCGGACCTCACGTAAGTGAAAAGTTCCTTGAGCTCAAATATCAGGAATGGGACGAATATCGTGTTCAGGTATTTGGATACGAACAGAGAAAGTATTTAGATATCTAA
- a CDS encoding DUF2097 domain-containing protein, which yields MKTLELTTKDAVQYLKDNVKMHDRIEIAYDRIFAEGEVLNVDFSKYFNEPGFKLLISLDESDLGATIEMDVYEVEEDIIEFIHYPQDGEEVEVTVI from the coding sequence ATGAAAACTTTGGAATTAACAACAAAAGATGCAGTTCAATATCTAAAAGACAATGTGAAAATGCATGACAGGATAGAAATAGCATATGATAGGATATTTGCTGAAGGTGAAGTTCTGAATGTTGACTTTTCAAAATATTTCAATGAACCGGGTTTCAAGTTGCTGATATCACTTGATGAAAGTGATCTTGGAGCTACAATTGAAATGGATGTGTATGAAGTAGAAGAAGATATTATTGAATTCATTCACTATCCGCAGGACGGTGAAGAAGTGGAAGTAACTGTAATCTAG
- a CDS encoding DUF2097 domain-containing protein has translation MVEEVEMTLEEAIEYVRNEVHVTDVFEVSYNRIFAPGEVLGITEEDEVTGEGLRVGLQLTGEILNQSIEIDLNEIGDDLLEIRHIHDGKEVIIELL, from the coding sequence ATGGTAGAAGAAGTTGAAATGACTTTGGAAGAAGCAATTGAATACGTTAGAAACGAAGTTCATGTAACAGATGTTTTTGAAGTTTCATATAATCGTATTTTTGCTCCGGGTGAAGTTTTAGGAATCACTGAAGAGGATGAAGTCACTGGTGAAGGTCTTAGAGTTGGTTTGCAGTTGACCGGTGAAATCTTAAATCAATCCATAGAAATCGATTTGAATGAAATCGGTGACGATTTGCTTGAAATTCGTCATATCCATGACGGTAAAGAAGTAATAATTGAACTTCTTTAA
- a CDS encoding aldo/keto reductase — protein MIYNTLGKTGLEVSRLGFGTMRLPTKADNADIDESEASKMLSYGIENGINIIDTAYPYHSKELDGNGNSEKFVGEFLKENTLRDEILLQTKSPSWLMEKRTDFDYYLDIQLEKLQTDYIDIYLLHSLTEPDWFKVRDLDVLDFLDDCLSSGKVKHVGFSSHIEVDYLIEILDEYPKWEVVLTQMNYLDEYYQSGIMGLDYLKQINVGSMIMEPLRGGRLVNNIPLEVQNLWNQAETKRTPVEWALQYLWNRDDVDCVLSGMTSLEQVKENIEIASRIDNISENDQELIREVARTYRTFLGNRCTRCGYCMPCPHGVDIINCLTEYNIAHMMNDPKASAMQYFSLIDDDSRADSCIDCKECIPFCTQMLDIPSELQKVYEYFGSEFDHF, from the coding sequence ATGATATATAATACACTTGGAAAAACCGGTCTTGAGGTTTCAAGGTTGGGTTTTGGAACAATGCGCCTTCCAACAAAAGCGGACAATGCTGATATCGATGAAAGCGAAGCGTCAAAAATGCTTAGCTACGGTATTGAAAATGGAATCAACATAATCGATACGGCCTACCCTTATCACAGCAAGGAGTTGGACGGTAACGGAAACAGTGAAAAATTTGTAGGTGAATTTTTAAAGGAAAACACATTAAGGGATGAAATACTCCTTCAAACCAAATCTCCATCATGGCTAATGGAGAAAAGGACTGATTTTGATTACTACCTGGACATCCAGCTTGAAAAACTGCAAACCGACTACATTGACATTTACCTTCTCCATTCACTAACAGAGCCTGACTGGTTCAAGGTCAGGGATTTGGATGTTCTGGACTTTCTGGATGACTGTCTGAGTTCAGGAAAGGTGAAGCATGTGGGATTTTCATCACACATTGAAGTTGATTATTTAATTGAAATTCTTGATGAGTATCCCAAATGGGAGGTTGTACTTACCCAGATGAACTATCTTGACGAGTATTACCAGTCAGGAATTATGGGCCTTGACTACTTAAAGCAAATTAATGTGGGCAGCATGATTATGGAGCCATTGAGAGGAGGCAGGCTGGTCAACAATATACCTTTAGAAGTTCAGAATCTATGGAACCAGGCTGAAACCAAAAGAACTCCTGTCGAATGGGCTTTGCAATATCTGTGGAACAGGGACGATGTTGATTGTGTCCTGAGCGGTATGACAAGTCTCGAGCAGGTCAAGGAAAACATTGAGATAGCTTCAAGAATTGATAATATTTCTGAAAATGATCAGGAACTGATTCGTGAGGTTGCAAGAACTTACAGAACATTTTTAGGAAACCGATGCACACGCTGCGGTTACTGCATGCCATGTCCACATGGAGTCGACATCATTAACTGCCTTACCGAATACAACATTGCCCATATGATGAATGACCCTAAGGCCAGTGCGATGCAGTATTTCTCATTGATTGATGATGATTCAAGAGCGGACAGCTGCATTGACTGTAAGGAGTGCATTCCATTTTGTACACAAATGTTGGATATTCCAAGTGAACTTCAAAAAGTATATGAATACTTTGGAAGTGAATTTGATCATTTCTAG
- a CDS encoding HesA/MoeB/ThiF family protein, whose protein sequence is MCDYWEMLARQMPLVSEDEQKKFKNAKITVIGCGGIGGLTIEMLARLGVGELVVVDEDVFDITNLNRQTLSSIDNVGNEKSMEAKLRVEKVNPHVKVTSFSEHVDERNVDSLISDSRLVIDALDNVLTRVIVSRKAREYKIPFVHGAVHGSLGQVTTFLANTISYEEMFNLPSLENDLTGEVVDELKSIASGKPPVFGPTPNLVSCLQAMEAYKIITGVGKVTVSPKVLTFDLFDFNMFSVEEF, encoded by the coding sequence ATGTGTGATTATTGGGAAATGCTTGCCAGACAGATGCCGCTTGTAAGTGAGGATGAGCAGAAAAAGTTCAAGAATGCCAAAATCACCGTTATCGGTTGCGGAGGCATTGGAGGTTTAACTATCGAGATGCTTGCAAGATTGGGTGTTGGAGAGCTTGTTGTGGTTGATGAGGATGTTTTTGACATCACCAATTTAAACAGGCAAACATTATCCTCAATTGACAATGTCGGAAATGAAAAAAGCATGGAAGCTAAACTGAGGGTTGAAAAGGTAAATCCTCATGTTAAGGTGACTTCATTCAGCGAACATGTTGATGAGAGAAATGTTGATAGCCTCATTAGTGATTCAAGACTTGTCATTGATGCATTGGACAATGTGTTGACAAGAGTGATTGTCTCAAGAAAGGCAAGGGAATATAAGATTCCCTTCGTTCATGGTGCAGTTCATGGAAGCCTGGGTCAGGTAACTACCTTTCTGGCCAACACCATAAGCTATGAGGAAATGTTTAACCTGCCTTCACTTGAAAATGACCTGACAGGAGAGGTTGTTGATGAACTTAAAAGCATTGCATCAGGAAAACCTCCGGTTTTTGGACCTACTCCAAATCTTGTTTCCTGTCTTCAGGCAATGGAAGCCTACAAGATAATTACTGGTGTGGGCAAAGTTACTGTTTCTCCTAAAGTCCTGACATTTGATTTATTTGATTTTAATATGTTTTCTGTTGAAGAATTTTAA
- a CDS encoding DUF128 domain-containing protein: MSESEHRMIEILRILAKQENPIGSKLIADELKEKGFNLGERAVRYHMQILDEKGYTEKKGYSGRVITNLGREKLEKGLIYDQVDFIYSKFEEMIYLTDFTYMSQKGNVVVNTSTIYNEESINIMKEIFESGLCVSPYVHLNEDKTTGKIEVTTLCGTTIDGILLNEGIASQPQYGGLLKIENYQPVKFTEIISYKKTSVSPLDAFSNSNLTSVLDVITKGSGIIPANFRLIPSIARERTIEIINKLDKIGIGGVIGISEEGKDLLGLPVPDGMVGIAIIGGMTPFCAIKELGEKIDIKIAEEIRDFKTLSPITTTIKSPLNTQTVEKQSKLPFLLSKSWNLIQQVNFDVEKQKGNIITNVSYLNKENLDEALEIMENTYNDNPKYINPYYTLVKHPEDENKIGIATICSLSIDGILINNGIMSNPKYSGLLELTEPPLFIDMISYNGTTVDPHKIFLSKNMTSITGDGPNKILASVKEIPYISRDYAVHLLEILNTIGFSIYKIGKPRELVYNSKVDNYNFGVITGGGLNSIGAIKEKGIDIEVKAIEKLIPFEKMERL; this comes from the coding sequence ATGTCAGAATCAGAACACCGAATGATAGAGATTTTAAGAATTCTTGCAAAACAAGAAAACCCAATTGGTTCTAAACTAATAGCTGATGAGTTAAAGGAGAAAGGCTTTAACTTAGGTGAACGTGCTGTCAGATACCATATGCAGATTTTAGACGAAAAGGGTTATACTGAGAAGAAAGGATATTCGGGAAGAGTAATTACAAATTTGGGTCGTGAAAAGCTTGAAAAAGGACTTATATATGACCAGGTCGATTTCATCTATTCAAAATTTGAAGAAATGATTTATTTAACTGATTTCACATATATGTCACAAAAGGGAAATGTAGTTGTAAATACATCAACCATTTATAATGAAGAATCAATTAATATAATGAAAGAGATTTTTGAAAGTGGCCTTTGTGTTAGTCCTTACGTTCATTTAAATGAAGATAAAACTACTGGTAAAATTGAAGTCACCACACTATGCGGAACAACAATTGACGGAATACTTTTGAATGAAGGAATTGCATCACAACCCCAATACGGAGGACTTCTAAAAATTGAAAATTACCAGCCAGTAAAGTTCACAGAAATAATATCATACAAAAAAACATCCGTTTCACCGCTTGATGCATTTTCAAACTCCAATCTGACATCAGTGCTTGATGTAATTACAAAAGGAAGCGGAATAATACCTGCAAATTTCAGATTAATTCCAAGCATTGCCCGAGAAAGGACAATTGAAATCATTAATAAACTGGATAAAATAGGAATTGGAGGAGTAATCGGAATATCTGAAGAAGGTAAGGATTTATTAGGCCTGCCAGTTCCTGACGGAATGGTAGGAATTGCAATTATTGGAGGGATGACCCCATTCTGTGCAATCAAAGAACTGGGAGAAAAGATTGACATCAAAATAGCTGAAGAAATAAGAGATTTCAAAACCTTATCCCCAATAACAACAACAATTAAATCCCCATTAAACACACAAACCGTGGAAAAACAATCAAAATTACCATTTTTACTTTCAAAATCCTGGAATCTAATACAGCAAGTTAATTTTGATGTTGAAAAACAGAAAGGAAACATTATAACCAATGTATCATACTTAAATAAGGAAAATCTTGATGAAGCATTGGAAATCATGGAGAATACCTATAACGATAATCCGAAATACATTAATCCATATTATACATTGGTAAAGCATCCTGAAGATGAAAATAAGATAGGAATTGCAACAATCTGCAGTTTAAGCATTGACGGGATACTAATCAACAATGGAATAATGAGCAATCCAAAATACAGTGGACTTCTGGAGCTTACCGAACCTCCACTGTTCATAGACATGATTTCATATAACGGAACAACAGTGGATCCCCATAAAATATTTTTATCAAAAAATATGACTTCAATTACAGGAGACGGGCCAAACAAGATATTGGCAAGCGTAAAGGAAATACCATACATCTCAAGGGATTATGCAGTGCACCTATTAGAAATACTGAATACCATAGGATTTTCCATTTATAAAATCGGAAAACCAAGAGAACTGGTATACAATTCAAAAGTGGACAATTATAATTTTGGTGTTATAACCGGTGGTGGTCTTAACTCAATTGGTGCTATAAAAGAAAAAGGTATCGATATTGAAGTTAAGGCTATTGAAAAACTGATACCGTTTGAAAAAATGGAAAGGTTGTAA